One stretch of Maylandia zebra isolate NMK-2024a linkage group LG13, Mzebra_GT3a, whole genome shotgun sequence DNA includes these proteins:
- the slc25a16 gene encoding solute carrier family 25 member 16, with amino-acid sequence MTSEAAVSTRPTMSSTPSKGDYHWVRSFVAGGVAGCCAKTTIAPLDRVKILLQAQNPHYKHLGVISTLRAVPKKEGILGLYKGNGAMMVRIFPYGAIQFMAFDKYKKLLSKQIGISGHIHRLMAGSMAGMTAVICTYPLDVIRARLAFQVKGDHRYTGIANAFHTIYLKEGGVLGFYRGLTPTLIGMAPYAGLSFFTFGTLKSLGLKHFPELLGRPSSDNPNVLILKTHVNLLCGGVAGAIAQTASYPLDVARRRMQLGAVLPDSEKCVSLIKTLKYVYNTFGVKKGLYRGLSLNYIRCVPSQAVAFTTYEFMKQVLHLN; translated from the exons ATGACATCGGAGGCTGCGGTCTCCACACGCCCCACCATGAGCAGCACCCCTTCCAAGGGGGACTACCACTGGGTCCGCTCCTTTGTGGCTGGAG gtGTAGCAGGATGCTGTGCCAAGACTACCATCGCTCCTCTGGACAGGGTCAAGATTCTTCTTCAAGCCCAGAACCCCCATTATAAACATCTgg GAGTAATTTCCACTCTCAGAGCTGTGCCAAAAAAAGAAGGCATCCTTGGCTTGTACAAGGGTAATGGGGCTATGATGGTCAGGATATTTCCTTACGGAGCCATCCAGTTCATGGCCTTTGACAAATATAAAAAG CTGCTAAGTAAACAGATAGGCATCTCTGGACACATCCACCGCCTCATGGCAGGATCTATGGCAG GGATGACTGCAGTGATATGCACTTACCCTCTGGATGTAATCCGAGCCAGGCTGGCCTTCCAGGTGAAGGGAGATCATCGCTACACTGGAATTGCTAATGCTTTCCACACCATCTACCTTAAG GAGGGAGGCGTCTTGGGCTTCTACAGGGGACTTACTCCAACACTTATTGGAATGGCGCCTTATGCAG GTCTGTCTTTCTTCACCTTCGGGACCCTGAAAAGCCTGGGtttgaaacatttcccagaGCTGCTTGGACGGCCTTCCTCAGACAACCCCAATGTGCTCATTTTGAAAACCCATGTCAATCTTCTCTGTGGAGGGGTTGCGGGGGCTATTGCTCAGACGGCATC GTACCCTTTGGATGTGGCTAGAAGAAGAATGCAGTTAGGCGCTGTGCTTCCTGACTCAGAGAAATGTGT ATCACTGATCAAGACACTAAAGTACGTGTATAATACGTTTGGGGTGAAGAAAGGATTGTACCGAGGCCTTTCTCTCAACTACATCCGCTGTGTCCCCTCCCAGGCCGTGGCCTTTACCACCTATGAGTTCATGAAGCAGGTCCTCCACCTGAACTAG